GCACGGCATTCGTGTACTCAAGATGGCGCACATGGGTATCTGAGGGCATGAGATGTCCAAAAAACAAGGAAATCTACTGTGGGTTGCACTGGTCGTCGGGCCCTGCGAACGCTTCTTGCGCCGATGCCATGTCTCCTACTAGAtctgacggcggcgagccagccGCTTGCATCTGCTCATTATTAGTCTGCTGTCGCGTAGGACCACTCGATTTCCGTGACCTACCTTTTGCATCCTGTCCACGATATATTCGCGGTCGGCAGCATTGTTGTCCGAGTAGGTGCTCTCCTCAAACTTGGCGACGATTTCCCTGACGAGCGACTTCTGCTCTTCGTATCTCTTGAGATCTTCTGCCGGAGTTTTGTCCTTGTTATTCTCCAGCCAGTCGGGAAActtgtcgtcgagctccttcATGGGCTCGTAGAGGATCTCCTTGTTGGTGAGCTGTTCCATCATGCCCATGAGCATCTTAGAGaactcctcctcgccgccctcggcgttAAAGTCCCCGGAGGACATCTGCTTGAGCATCTCGGACATGAAATCATCAGCGCCACcggaggcggccgctgcggtgGCCTGGTCGCCTGAGTTTTGCATGCGCTCCATCGTCCGGCGGATTGTCTCCTGGaaggaggcgtcggcggcgccggcgccggcgggcgccttGCTGGAGCTAGAGGCGGCATCCGTGGCCGTCCCGGTTGCCGATTCgtctgctgccgcggcggcgctcattTGCTTGAACATTTCTTCAAACTGTTCTTGCATCTCGGGCTAGGAGGACAAGGTCAGCGGCGAACGCCGGAGTACCGGAGGGGACCACCCTACAGATTTTTCCAGCTCTCCAAGAAGGTCAGCCATGCCGGCTTGGAGCTGCTTTGCAAAGTCGTCTTCTGAGAAGCCATCCTCTGCCGTGGATTGGCTGTCTGTAGTGCCTGGAGCAGGTCCTGGGGCAGGAGATTTGGGAGCGGatgtgggcggcgctgcatcCGCCGATTTGGCTGTCTTGCCAGCGTCCAGCTTGACCGACGAAAATTCATCCAACATATCTATTGAAAAGAGTCAATGAACGTGAAAGCATGGGGGCCGATATAATGAGACTGCCTTACCATCCAGATCGTCGAGATCATCCTCATCCGGGTCTGggacgtcctcgacctcgccctcgggcttagccggctcgctcgtcgtcaccggcggcgcgcccttgtcgtcgactGTCTTCACCT
Above is a genomic segment from Purpureocillium takamizusanense chromosome 2, complete sequence containing:
- the PEX19 gene encoding Peroxisome chaperone and import receptor (BUSCO:EOG092635SS~COG:U~EggNog:ENOG503NVVR); this translates as MDRHAGVPADTKNDEPQVKTVDDKGAPPVTTSEPAKPEGEVEDVPDPDEDDLDDLDDMLDEFSSVKLDAGKTAKSADAAPPTSAPKSPAPGPAPGTTDSQSTAEDGFSEDDFAKQLQAGMADLLGELEKSPEMQEQFEEMFKQMSAAAAADESATGTATDAASSSSKAPAGAGAADASFQETIRRTMERMQNSGDQATAAAASGGADDFMSEMLKQMSSGDFNAEGGEEEFSKMLMGMMEQLTNKEILYEPMKELDDKFPDWLENNKDKTPAEDLKRYEEQKSLVREIVAKFEESTYSDNNAADREYIVDRMQKMQAAGSPPSDLVGDMASAQEAFAGPDDQCNPQ